A section of the Arcobacter roscoffensis genome encodes:
- the hisH gene encoding imidazole glycerol phosphate synthase subunit HisH, which yields MIGIIDYNMGNLASVYNACHLIDAKASIVKDPNELKNFDRVILPGVGAFADAMEHLNETGMKEAIYEFSKTGKPMIGICLGMQLLFESSQEFGHTEGLGLIDGEVVKFDKSKMHEDIKIPHMGWNTIINKEHSLFEGLENPYLYFVHSYHAQTKEENIIGKTIYGYEFASAVNKDNVYGFQPHPEKSHDNGIKILENFIKIK from the coding sequence ATGATAGGAATTATTGATTATAACATGGGAAATTTAGCAAGTGTTTATAATGCTTGTCATCTAATAGATGCAAAAGCTTCAATTGTTAAAGACCCAAATGAACTAAAGAATTTTGATAGAGTAATATTACCAGGTGTTGGTGCTTTTGCTGATGCAATGGAACATCTAAATGAAACAGGTATGAAAGAAGCAATTTATGAGTTTTCTAAAACTGGAAAACCAATGATTGGTATTTGTTTAGGTATGCAGCTTCTATTTGAAAGTTCACAAGAGTTTGGTCACACAGAAGGTCTTGGTTTAATAGATGGAGAAGTTGTAAAGTTTGATAAATCAAAAATGCATGAGGATATAAAAATACCTCATATGGGATGGAATACAATTATAAATAAAGAACACTCTTTATTTGAAGGACTTGAAAACCCATATTTATATTTTGTTCACTCTTATCACGCACAAACGAAAGAAGAAAATATAATTGGTAAAACAATTTATGGATATGAGTTTGCAAGTGCTGTGAATAAAGATAATGTTTATGGATTTCAACCACATCCAGAAAAATCTCATGATAATGGTATTAAGATTTTAGAAAACTTTATAAAAATAAAATAG
- a CDS encoding ComF family protein produces the protein MKCILCENLSFQIICKKCQNTLLQASFHKREIEKGFFNYSFYALSDIEDLISSKYYFHGDRVFNLLAKLSFFKFAQNFTYAQNILAIPIDDHVRHEFSHTAILARHLNSQNIKPKYNCLKAQNIVKYAGKDLEFRQKNPRKFKCTKISNQMTILCDDLITTGATIKEAKKVLEKRNNQVLFSLTLADAKL, from the coding sequence ATGAAATGCATATTATGTGAAAACCTATCTTTTCAAATTATTTGTAAAAAATGTCAAAATACCCTACTTCAAGCCTCTTTTCATAAAAGAGAGATTGAAAAAGGTTTTTTTAATTACTCTTTTTATGCGCTAAGTGATATAGAAGATTTAATTAGTTCTAAATACTATTTTCATGGGGATAGAGTTTTTAATCTTTTAGCAAAACTTTCTTTTTTTAAATTTGCACAAAATTTTACATATGCTCAAAATATTTTAGCAATTCCTATTGATGATCATGTAAGGCATGAATTTTCACATACAGCAATATTAGCACGTCATTTAAACTCACAAAATATCAAGCCTAAATACAACTGCTTAAAAGCACAGAATATAGTCAAATATGCAGGAAAAGACCTTGAATTTAGACAAAAAAATCCAAGAAAATTCAAATGTACAAAAATATCTAATCAAATGACAATTTTATGTGATGATTTAATCACAACAGGTGCTACAATAAAAGAAGCAAAAAAAGTTTTAGAAAAAAGAAATAATCAAGTGTTATTCTCTTTAACCCTAGCTGATGCAAAACTTTAG
- the lepA gene encoding translation elongation factor 4, giving the protein MQKNIRNFSIIAHIDHGKSTLADRIIQECGSVADRDMSAQVMDTMDIEKERGITIKAQSVRLDYVKDGENYVLNLIDTPGHVDFSYEVSRSLASSEGALLIVDSTQGVEAQTIANVYIAMDNDLELLPVVNKIDLPSADPDRVLEEVEEAIGLDCTENNLISAKTGLGVRDLIDSIVDRVPAPQGDENAPTKALIYDSWFDNYLGALALVRVYEGSIKKNQMLKMMNTKVEHPVLNLMYPHPLKRQNTNEIKTGEIGIVVLGLKTLDGIAVGDTMTDAKDPTPIAIDGFEPAKPFVFAGLYPIETDKFEDLREALTKLQLNDSSISFEPESSAALGSGFRAGFLGMLHMEVIKERLEREFNLDLIATAPTVVYEVLQKDGERIDIQNPSELPEPNHIETIFEPYVKATILVPDEFLGNVIKLLNDKRGIQIKMDYLGARVLLEYDIPMNEIVMDFYDKLKSTTKGYASFDYEPIAFREGNLKKLDVRVAGDVVDALSIIVPEDKAVTKGREFIKALKEMIPRQLFEVAIQASIGTTIIARETVKSTGKNVTAKCYGGDITRKRKLLEKQKAGKKRMKAIGKVNVPQEAFMAVLKI; this is encoded by the coding sequence TTGCAAAAAAATATTAGAAACTTTAGTATTATTGCTCATATTGACCACGGAAAATCTACACTAGCAGATAGAATTATCCAAGAGTGTGGTTCAGTAGCAGATAGAGATATGTCTGCACAAGTAATGGATACAATGGATATTGAAAAAGAGCGTGGTATTACAATCAAAGCTCAAAGTGTAAGACTTGACTATGTTAAAGATGGAGAAAATTATGTTCTAAATTTAATTGACACTCCAGGTCACGTTGACTTCTCCTATGAAGTAAGTAGATCATTAGCTTCATCTGAGGGTGCTTTACTTATTGTAGATTCAACTCAAGGGGTTGAAGCTCAAACTATTGCAAATGTTTATATTGCAATGGATAATGACTTAGAACTTTTACCAGTTGTAAATAAAATTGATTTACCATCAGCAGATCCTGATAGAGTACTTGAAGAAGTTGAAGAGGCTATTGGACTTGACTGTACAGAAAACAATCTAATTTCAGCAAAAACAGGTCTTGGTGTAAGAGATTTAATTGACTCAATTGTTGATAGAGTACCTGCACCACAAGGTGATGAAAATGCTCCAACTAAAGCACTTATTTATGATTCTTGGTTTGATAACTATCTTGGTGCACTTGCACTTGTAAGAGTATATGAAGGAAGTATCAAAAAAAATCAAATGCTTAAAATGATGAATACAAAAGTTGAACATCCTGTTCTTAACTTAATGTATCCACATCCATTAAAAAGACAAAATACAAATGAAATCAAAACAGGTGAAATTGGAATTGTTGTACTTGGTCTTAAAACACTAGATGGTATTGCTGTAGGTGATACTATGACTGATGCAAAAGACCCAACACCTATTGCTATTGATGGATTTGAACCTGCTAAGCCATTTGTATTTGCAGGGCTTTACCCAATTGAAACTGATAAGTTTGAGGACTTAAGAGAAGCATTAACTAAACTTCAATTAAATGACTCTTCTATTTCTTTTGAACCTGAAAGTTCAGCAGCACTTGGTTCTGGATTTAGAGCAGGTTTCTTAGGTATGCTTCATATGGAAGTAATCAAAGAAAGACTTGAGAGAGAATTTAATCTTGACTTAATAGCAACAGCTCCAACTGTTGTATATGAAGTTTTACAAAAAGATGGTGAAAGAATTGATATTCAAAACCCTTCTGAATTACCAGAACCAAATCATATTGAAACAATCTTTGAACCATATGTAAAAGCTACTATTTTAGTACCTGATGAGTTTTTAGGAAATGTAATCAAACTTTTAAATGATAAAAGAGGTATTCAAATAAAGATGGATTACCTTGGAGCTAGAGTATTACTAGAATATGATATTCCAATGAATGAAATTGTAATGGACTTCTATGATAAACTAAAATCAACTACTAAAGGTTATGCCTCATTTGATTATGAGCCAATTGCATTTAGAGAAGGAAATCTTAAAAAACTAGATGTTAGAGTTGCAGGAGATGTAGTAGATGCTTTATCTATTATTGTTCCTGAAGACAAAGCTGTAACAAAAGGTAGAGAGTTTATTAAAGCTTTAAAAGAAATGATACCAAGACAATTATTTGAAGTAGCTATTCAAGCAAGTATTGGAACTACAATTATTGCAAGAGAAACAGTAAAATCAACAGGTAAAAACGTAACTGCAAAATGTTATGGTGGTGATATTACAAGAAAAAGAAAACTTTTAGAGAAACAAAAAGCCGGTAAAAAAAGAATGAAAGCTATTGGTAAGGTAAATGTACCACAAGAAGCATTCATGGCAGTTCTTAAAATCTAA
- a CDS encoding OmpA family protein, translating to MKKLILASVISSSLLFAASNPSHEYGYEVTGYAAGILSDSSNKLKDDNYLNGGLSIAKNLDNMIIDQVELGFLRSQSVEYKSGSNTNMNTLFLNAIKKYGITDRLGAYALAGLGNQDVSQEVGENEDSIFFNWGLGLRYDIPYYGMAVKGDVRHLHAFENGRNDIMYTLGLAMPLGKKYSEPIVAKVPVIEEEPKPIEVIKEADDDNDGVVNSKDLCPDTLPGVEVNENGCELDDDKDGVVNRLDQCPNTSPGVKVNEVGCVATVNLKINFDYNSADVKSVYNNQITKFSEILKEDENLSATIEAHTDSKGSEKYNEILSLRRANSIVKELIKTGIEPSRLTAVGYGETRPIATNDTTDGRAQNRRVTGLINQ from the coding sequence TGAATATGGATATGAAGTTACTGGATATGCAGCAGGAATTTTAAGTGATTCAAGTAATAAATTAAAAGATGACAATTACTTAAATGGTGGTTTATCTATTGCAAAAAACTTAGATAACATGATAATAGATCAAGTAGAACTTGGTTTTTTAAGAAGTCAAAGTGTTGAGTATAAAAGTGGTTCAAACACTAATATGAATACTCTATTTTTAAATGCAATTAAAAAATATGGTATTACAGATAGACTTGGAGCTTATGCTCTAGCTGGTCTAGGAAATCAAGATGTTTCTCAAGAAGTAGGAGAAAATGAAGATTCTATTTTCTTTAACTGGGGTCTTGGTTTAAGATATGATATTCCTTATTATGGTATGGCTGTAAAAGGCGATGTAAGACATTTACATGCTTTTGAAAATGGTAGAAACGATATTATGTATACATTAGGTTTAGCTATGCCTCTTGGAAAAAAATATAGTGAGCCTATTGTTGCAAAAGTTCCAGTAATAGAAGAAGAACCAAAACCTATAGAAGTTATAAAAGAAGCAGATGATGATAATGATGGAGTTGTAAACTCAAAAGATTTATGTCCAGATACGCTTCCTGGTGTTGAAGTAAATGAAAATGGCTGTGAATTAGATGATGATAAAGATGGCGTAGTTAATAGACTTGATCAATGTCCAAATACTTCACCAGGTGTTAAAGTAAATGAAGTTGGATGTGTTGCAACAGTTAACTTAAAAATCAACTTTGATTATAATTCAGCTGATGTAAAATCTGTATATAATAATCAAATTACTAAATTCTCTGAAATATTAAAAGAAGATGAAAATCTAAGTGCTACTATTGAAGCTCACACAGACTCAAAAGGTAGTGAGAAATATAATGAAATTCTATCTCTAAGAAGAGCAAATTCTATTGTAAAAGAACTAATTAAAACAGGAATAGAGCCTTCTAGACTTACAGCTGTTGGTTATGGTGAAACTAGACCCATTGCAACAAATGATACTACTGATGGCAGAGCACAAAACAGAAGAGTTACTGGACTTATAAACCAATAA